In Takifugu flavidus isolate HTHZ2018 chromosome 5, ASM371156v2, whole genome shotgun sequence, the following proteins share a genomic window:
- the ddx31 gene encoding probable ATP-dependent RNA helicase DDX31 isoform X1, whose protein sequence is MERGKKRRFSSTEEASSSKHKGEELSAAQAPQKKKSTGSSGIKTSSLFRNNPEIPQMHRPAVSQLKESIFTSDSFTQMNLHPHLVTTLNKVFSASMVTMVQRQTVPLLLSGHDAMVRSQTGSGKTLAYAIPVVQSLQAVHPKVSRGDGPLALIIVPTRELAQQTFCTFQKLLKPFTWIVPGVLMGGEKRKAEKARLRKGINILVSTPGRLVDHIRNTLSIAFSAIRWLVVDEADRTLDLGFEKDLTIILNSVNSAASSRQNVLLSATLTHGVTRLADICLKDSVSVTVSGLSSSDPAACSPAKTDHVTSSQSESFVIPEALKQFVVIVPSKVRLVCLAAFILDKCKFSQNNKLIVFISSCETVEFLYMLFTSVLCGSNQNSGVIFLRLHGNMKQEDRTDVFQQFTVCRCGVLLCTDVAARGLDLPQVTWILQYTPPMAAAEYVHRVGRTARVGEAGNSLIFLTPAETAFIEELANHNISLSEIKLLDILSSLMMDDTYKGRGKYHSKSSSRALEQETRERATVLQTEFETFVHSDVVSVHAARTALQSFLRAYTTYPAHLKHIFHIRSLHLGHTAKSFGLREAPQALSTANHPPGGRAKHHSRRRNQNRPDRQVTPSGRRSFNCFARNSPVEWREERRRKRRHLVSMEKRTSVQMTDLVASVP, encoded by the exons atggagagaggaaagaagaggaggttcagctccactgaggaGGCCAGTTCCTCCAAACACAAGGGGGAGgagctctctgctgctcag gcaccacagaagaagaaatcaaCAGGAAGTAGTGGTATCAAAACTTCCTCTCTGTTCAGAAACAACCCAGAGATCCCACAGATGCACAG ACCTGCTGTCTCCCAGTTAAAGGAGAGCATTTTTACCAGTGACTCGTTTACACAGATGAACCTGCATCCACACCTg GTGACAACATTAAACAAAGTTTTCAGTGCTTCCATGGTGACCAT ggTTCAGAGACAGACTGTTCCACTCCTCCTGTCAGGACACGATGCCATGGTTCGCTCTCAGACTGGCTCAG GTAAAACCCTGGCCTACGCCATTCCTGTGGTCCAGAGTCTTCAGGCAGTCCATCCCAAGGTCAGCCGGGGTGACGGTCCTCTGGCACTCATCATTGTCCCCACCAGAGAG CTTGCCCAGCAGACGTTTTGCACTTTCCAAAAGCTTCTGAAG cctTTCACCTGGATTGTTCCTGGAGTTCTaatgggaggagagaagaggaaggctgAAAAGGCCAG ACTGCGTAAGGGCATCAACATCCTGGTCTCCACTCCGGGTCGCCTGGTTGACCACATCAGGAACACCCTGAGCATTGCCTTTAGTGCCATCCGCTGGCTGGTTGTTGACGAGGCTGACAG GACTTTAGATCTGGGATTTGAAAAAGATTTGACCATCATATTAAACAGTGTAAATTCTGCAGCATCAAGCAGACAGAATGTCCTTCTGTCAGCGACTCTCACACACG GTGTGACCCGACTGGCTGATATCTGTCTCAAAGACTCGGTGAGCGTCACTGTGTCTGGCCTATCCTCCTCTGACCCCGCCGCCTGCTCTCCTGCTAAAACTGACCACGTGACATCCAGCCAGTCAGAAAGCTTTGTTATTCCAGAGGCTTTAAAACAGTTTGTGGTTATAGTTCCCAGTAAAGTCAGACTGGTGTGTCTGGCTGCGTTCATACTGGACAAATGCAAG TTTTCTCAGAACAACAAACTCATCGTCTTCATCTCAAGCTGCGAGACAGTCGAGTTCCTCTACATGCtcttcacctctgtcctctgtgggtCTAATCAAAATTCTGGAGTCATCTTCCtgcgtctccatggcaacatgaAGCAGGAG GACCGTACAGATGTCTTTCAGCAGTTCACCGTGTGTCGTTGTGGAGTCCTGCTGTGTACA gatgtAGCTGCTCGAGGTCTCGACCTGCCGCAGGTCACCTGGATTCTGCAG TATACGCCCCCCATGGCGGCAGCAGAATATGTGCACCGTGTCGGCCGTACAGCACGTGTCGGAGAGGCGGGGAACAGCCTCATCTTCCTTACTCCAGCAGAGACCGCCTTCATCGAGGAACTGGCCAATCACAACAtcag CCTATCAGAAATAAAGCTTCTGGACATCCTCTCCAGTCTGATGATGGATGACACCTACAAGGGGCGGGGCAAATATCACAGCAAG agtTCTTCCAGAGCTCTTGAGCAGGAAACAAGGGAACGAGCAACGGTCCTGCAGACGGAGTTTGAGACCTTTGTTCACTCAGATGTTGTCTCTGTTCATGCTGCCAGGACAG CACTGCAGTCCTTCCTGCGGGCGTACACCACATACCCCGCTCACCTCAAACACATCTTTCACATCCGCTCCCTTCATTTGGGACACACCGCCAAGAGCTTTGGTCTCAGAGAAGCGCCACAAGCCCTGAGCACTGCCAACCACCCTCCAGGGGGCAGGGCCAAGCATCATAGCAGAAGGAGGAACCAGAACAGACCTGACAGGCAGGTGACCCCATCTGGACGTA GGAGCTTCAACTGCTTCGCTCGGAATTCTCCAGTGGAATGgagggaagaaagaagaagaaaaaggcgaCATTTGGTCAGCATGGAGAAGAGGACAAGTGTGCAAATGACTGATTTAGTGGCTAGTGTTCCGTAA
- the barhl1a gene encoding barH-like homeobox 1a, translating into MEVSVCSTFFIDSLQCLSRPEASESRVSSSSLSRYRAPVSRLDSTLLPTHLRSRTTSSFFIRDILADRRTCSLLGPAGQPEPQTERLHSGLGKDYQNKSPSNEFEVLGKATDPTLHPKKSRKARTAFSDQQLSRLERSFQKQKYLSVQDRMELAASLQLSDTQVKTWYQNRRTKWKRQSAVGLELLGKDPRMFLPSHFLYPPAPPTLDLYLFTRHALQQPVPPLLPHMEAHPF; encoded by the exons ATGGAAGTTTCGGTCTGTTCCACATTCTTCATCGACTCGCTGCAGTGCCTGAGCCGGCCGGAGGCTTCGGAGTCTCGGGTGTCCAGCAGCAGTCTGTCGCGGTACCGGGCGCCTGTTTCACGCCTGGACTCCACGCTGCTGCCCACTCACCTGCGCTCACGCAccacttcctccttttttatCCGAGACATTCTCGCGGACCGTCGGACCTGCTCACTGCTGGGACCGGCGGGACAACCCGAGCCACAAACTGAACGGCTCCATTCTGGACTGGGAAAAGACTATCAGAATAAAAGTCCCAGCAACGAGTTCGAAG TCCTGGGCAAGGCCACGGATCCAACGTTGCATCCTAAGAAATCCCGCAAAGCCCGGACGGCGTTCAGCGATCAGCAGCTGTCCAGACTGGAGAGGAGCTTCCAGAAGCAGAAATACCTCAGTGTCCAGGACCGCATGGAGCTGGCAGCATCCCTGCAGCTCAGCGACACTCAGGTCAAAACCTGGTACCAGAATCGCAG GACCAAGTGGAAACGCCAGTCAGCCGTtggactggagctgctgggaaaaGACCCCAGAATGTTCCTGCCCTCACACTTCCTGTaccctcctgcccctcccaCACTGGACCTGTATCTGTTCACTAGACACGCCCTTCAGCAGCCAGTCCCACCCCTGTTACCCCACATGGAGGCACACCCATTCTGA
- the ddx31 gene encoding probable ATP-dependent RNA helicase DDX31 isoform X2 — protein sequence MERGKKRRFSSTEEASSSKHKGEELSAAQAPQKKKSTGSSGIKTSSLFRNNPEIPQMHRPAVSQLKESIFTSDSFTQMNLHPHLVTTLNKVFSASMVTMVQRQTVPLLLSGHDAMVRSQTGSGKTLAYAIPVVQSLQAVHPKVSRGDGPLALIIVPTRELAQQTFCTFQKLLKPFTWIVPGVLMGGEKRKAEKARLRKGINILVSTPGRLVDHIRNTLSIAFSAIRWLVVDEADRTLDLGFEKDLTIILNSVNSAASSRQNVLLSATLTHGVTRLADICLKDSVSVTVSGLSSSDPAACSPAKTDHVTSSQSESFVIPEALKQFVVIVPSKVRLVCLAAFILDKCKFSQNNKLIVFISSCETVEFLYMLFTSVLCGSNQNSGVIFLRLHGNMKQEDRTDVFQQFTVCRCGVLLCTDVAARGLDLPQVTWILQYTPPMAAAEYVHRVGRTARVGEAGNSLIFLTPAETAFIEELANHNISLSEIKLLDILSSLMMDDTYKGRGKYHSKSSSRALEQETRERATVLQTEFETFVHSDVVSVHAARTALQSFLRAYTTYPAHLKHIFHIRSLHLGHTAKSFGLREAPQALSTANHPPGGRAKHHSRRRNQNRPDRQVTPSGRSRELQLLRSEFSSGMEGRKKKKKATFGQHGEEDKCAND from the exons atggagagaggaaagaagaggaggttcagctccactgaggaGGCCAGTTCCTCCAAACACAAGGGGGAGgagctctctgctgctcag gcaccacagaagaagaaatcaaCAGGAAGTAGTGGTATCAAAACTTCCTCTCTGTTCAGAAACAACCCAGAGATCCCACAGATGCACAG ACCTGCTGTCTCCCAGTTAAAGGAGAGCATTTTTACCAGTGACTCGTTTACACAGATGAACCTGCATCCACACCTg GTGACAACATTAAACAAAGTTTTCAGTGCTTCCATGGTGACCAT ggTTCAGAGACAGACTGTTCCACTCCTCCTGTCAGGACACGATGCCATGGTTCGCTCTCAGACTGGCTCAG GTAAAACCCTGGCCTACGCCATTCCTGTGGTCCAGAGTCTTCAGGCAGTCCATCCCAAGGTCAGCCGGGGTGACGGTCCTCTGGCACTCATCATTGTCCCCACCAGAGAG CTTGCCCAGCAGACGTTTTGCACTTTCCAAAAGCTTCTGAAG cctTTCACCTGGATTGTTCCTGGAGTTCTaatgggaggagagaagaggaaggctgAAAAGGCCAG ACTGCGTAAGGGCATCAACATCCTGGTCTCCACTCCGGGTCGCCTGGTTGACCACATCAGGAACACCCTGAGCATTGCCTTTAGTGCCATCCGCTGGCTGGTTGTTGACGAGGCTGACAG GACTTTAGATCTGGGATTTGAAAAAGATTTGACCATCATATTAAACAGTGTAAATTCTGCAGCATCAAGCAGACAGAATGTCCTTCTGTCAGCGACTCTCACACACG GTGTGACCCGACTGGCTGATATCTGTCTCAAAGACTCGGTGAGCGTCACTGTGTCTGGCCTATCCTCCTCTGACCCCGCCGCCTGCTCTCCTGCTAAAACTGACCACGTGACATCCAGCCAGTCAGAAAGCTTTGTTATTCCAGAGGCTTTAAAACAGTTTGTGGTTATAGTTCCCAGTAAAGTCAGACTGGTGTGTCTGGCTGCGTTCATACTGGACAAATGCAAG TTTTCTCAGAACAACAAACTCATCGTCTTCATCTCAAGCTGCGAGACAGTCGAGTTCCTCTACATGCtcttcacctctgtcctctgtgggtCTAATCAAAATTCTGGAGTCATCTTCCtgcgtctccatggcaacatgaAGCAGGAG GACCGTACAGATGTCTTTCAGCAGTTCACCGTGTGTCGTTGTGGAGTCCTGCTGTGTACA gatgtAGCTGCTCGAGGTCTCGACCTGCCGCAGGTCACCTGGATTCTGCAG TATACGCCCCCCATGGCGGCAGCAGAATATGTGCACCGTGTCGGCCGTACAGCACGTGTCGGAGAGGCGGGGAACAGCCTCATCTTCCTTACTCCAGCAGAGACCGCCTTCATCGAGGAACTGGCCAATCACAACAtcag CCTATCAGAAATAAAGCTTCTGGACATCCTCTCCAGTCTGATGATGGATGACACCTACAAGGGGCGGGGCAAATATCACAGCAAG agtTCTTCCAGAGCTCTTGAGCAGGAAACAAGGGAACGAGCAACGGTCCTGCAGACGGAGTTTGAGACCTTTGTTCACTCAGATGTTGTCTCTGTTCATGCTGCCAGGACAG CACTGCAGTCCTTCCTGCGGGCGTACACCACATACCCCGCTCACCTCAAACACATCTTTCACATCCGCTCCCTTCATTTGGGACACACCGCCAAGAGCTTTGGTCTCAGAGAAGCGCCACAAGCCCTGAGCACTGCCAACCACCCTCCAGGGGGCAGGGCCAAGCATCATAGCAGAAGGAGGAACCAGAACAGACCTGACAGGCAGGTGACCCCATCTGGACGTAGTAG GGAGCTTCAACTGCTTCGCTCGGAATTCTCCAGTGGAATGgagggaagaaagaagaagaaaaaggcgaCATTTGGTCAGCATGGAGAAGAGGACAAGTGTGCAAATGACTGA